GCCAGTGAAATTGAGTTCAAAGTCATCCAAGGTATTGATTTTGCCAGCAAAGACGACGCACTTCTCTGACAGCGATTGAGAAACAAGAAATTTGGTGATGCCGGTTGCATCTTCTCCCTCTTTGGGAAACGCCATGTTGAAATTGGCGAAAGTCAACATGCCGGTGGCGATGTTGATGTCTTCTCCATATCGAGTTTCTGCATGGATGGAGACGAGAAGGCCGTCACAAAGACCTGACTTGTCTCCATCAATATTGAGGTAGTAGTCGAGCTTGCCTCCATACGCAGACGTCTGATCCTGTCCGCCGCTGGCGACGCCTTGAAAGAATTGAGTCAGATTCGCGTCGAGTGTGATGCCACGGTCGGCTCCTTGTTCCCTCGCTCCGAACCAGTCACCTGTGAGCTTCAGTCGGTCGTCCAGGGAATCGCGAAAAAAGGGCGACGCCGCCGCGTCAAAAATGGACCCGCTGTACTCGATGTCTTGATCGATTTCAGCCATCGCGGAGCAGTCGTCCCCGGCCAAAGCTGCCGGTGTGACGTCCCACAGTGAGATCGCGCAGCCCATGACCAGGACGCAAGCGAAACCGCTTGGGAATCCTGGAAATGTTTGCGCAACCCGCATGGTCGACGTCCTCAGGAGAAATCTCGTATTCAATGAGCTATCCATCGACTCTTGTGCGGTGATTGCACGACTGTGAAGTCGACGGCACTTAATCAAGTCCTAAAGATGCCAGAAAGCGAAGAGCCTTTAATCCCGGCAGGAAGAAGTAAGCGCCGCCACGAACTCTCGTGAACGCCGGCAAACCCTTGATCGTCTTGCGGATTGGCCGCTTCGGGATCTTGAACTCCAGCGTGCCGTCCTGGTTTCCGATGATCGGATCGCGTTCGTTGCCAAGTTCGTGGAAGTTGCGGTCGTTCACCCAGACGTTCTGCGCAAATTCAAATTGGCGAATGAGGCTCGCGCAGATGATGAAAGCCGCAATTCCCCGCTCCACGCTGTCGTCAGCTGCTTCCTCCGGCAAATGTGGGCCATATGTCGCACCACGGCGGATCATGCGGCGCCGGTTCATGTTTGCAGCGGTGTCGCGCGGATTCATCCGCCGCATGTGCGAACCCAACGGGACCGCATAGCCCAGCGGATCCATCTGCTTGTAATTGAAGTTATTGTTCCGCTGCGGATCGGCGCCCAACTCGGGATCATCTTTGTCCGGGGCGAGGGCCAGCGGAGCGCCGCTTCGCCAGCGGCCCATCAGTTTCGCCGCGATCAGTTCCTGTTCCTCAGGCGTTTCTCCATGCTCGCGTAAGAATTCACGAAACGCGGTCACATGCTCCTGCAAATGTCTGTAGGCCATATAGCTGCCGTTGCGGGAAAGGATTTCCGGTTGCGGCAAGTTCGCCGGAGGTCCGTCTTCATCTGGATAGCCCAGAATGAATTCACCCGCCTTCAGGGGAGCGCCGGAGCCCGGTGTGGGGTCTTCGCCCGACCCTTCGATCGCTGGTTGTGAG
This window of the Planctomicrobium piriforme genome carries:
- a CDS encoding Dyp-type peroxidase gives rise to the protein MLEFDDIQHILLMRAPALTGRYEFLSFHDAAGGRKWLAAIEEKVQSAAAMRATVEKENRWVSVAFTWNGLRALGVDEKSLTSFPEEFKQGMVARAEMLGDTGENHPNHWVTGMASPDLHAIVILFARDNAERDRCRAEHGQLLARCEGVELLSALDLNATPPFDHAHDHFGYRDRLSQPAIEGSGEDPTPGSGAPLKAGEFILGYPDEDGPPANLPQPEILSRNGSYMAYRHLQEHVTAFREFLREHGETPEEQELIAAKLMGRWRSGAPLALAPDKDDPELGADPQRNNNFNYKQMDPLGYAVPLGSHMRRMNPRDTAANMNRRRMIRRGATYGPHLPEEAADDSVERGIAAFIICASLIRQFEFAQNVWVNDRNFHELGNERDPIIGNQDGTLEFKIPKRPIRKTIKGLPAFTRVRGGAYFFLPGLKALRFLASLGLD